From a single Capsicum annuum cultivar UCD-10X-F1 chromosome 12, UCD10Xv1.1, whole genome shotgun sequence genomic region:
- the LOC124889673 gene encoding LOW QUALITY PROTEIN: THUMP domain-containing protein 1-like (The sequence of the model RefSeq protein was modified relative to this genomic sequence to represent the inferred CDS: inserted 1 base in 1 codon) has protein sequence MADPGAFTIPYKVGSRDISKALCDLGANVNLMPLAIYKKLGLEALAPTNMRLEYYNETNKKEPHSTKEIGQIKFRVPIAEKQCVEREASEARNIAFCKTEEKSIDKLIEVELAELGDKSKRYFSYLDLGCNGVLFVHMSKKDGDPNPKEIIQHILSSLTLTKKHVSWFILRVLQVEVTCYALEKEIGKEIQIFITKYLPSESDTPKKIVXLYEARTNTGINMIKIIDTVDKLVPSPHKVNLSNPEINIVLKIVKTVYLLGVVENCKKLSKYNLRYLTSKN, from the exons ATGGCCGACCCAGGAGCGTTCACTATTCCATACAAAGTTGGGTCTCGGGATATTTcaaaggcattatgtgatttaGGTGCCAACGTGAATCTGATGCCTTTGGCTATATATAAGAAGCTTGGTTTAGAAGCTCTAGCACCCACTAACATGCGATTG GAATATTACAATGAAACCAATAAGAAAGAGCCCCACAGCACCAAAGAAATAGGGCAAATAAAGT TTAGGGTGCCAATTGCAGAGAAACAATGTGTGGAAAGAGAAGCATCAGAAGCAAGAAATATTGCATTTTGTAAGACAGAGGAGAAATCTATTGATAAACTAATTGAAGTTGAGCTTGCTGAATTGGGAGACAAAAGCAAGCGGTATTTTAGCTACCTTGACTTAGGTTGTAATGGTGTTTTGTTTGTTCATATGAGCAAGAAAGATGGAGATCCCAACCCTAAGGAAATTATTCAACATATCTTGTCCTCACTTACATTGACAAAGAAACATGTATCATGGTTTATATTGCGAGTGTTACAAGTTGAAGTAACATGTTATGCATTAGAGAAGGAAATTGGTAAGGAAATACAAATTTTCATTACAAAATATTTGCCTTCTGAAAGTGACACCCCAAAGAAGATTG GTCTTTATGAAGCTCGAACAAATACAGGAATCAATATGATAAAAATCATTGATACTGTGGATAAATTAGTTCCTTCACCTCACAAAGTTAATCTTAGCAACCCTGAGATAAACATAGTGCTAAAAATAGTCAAGACTGTGTACTTGCTTGGAGTTGTTGAAAATTGCAAGAAGTTGTCCAAGTATAACTTGAGGTATCTTACCTCTAAGAACTAA